One window of the Allosaccharopolyspora coralli genome contains the following:
- a CDS encoding CaiB/BaiF CoA transferase family protein, which produces MNEDSSTGLVADTHAANGPGSDDTTVDGPLTDVRVLELGSLIAGPFCGHVLADFGADVIKVEDPSTGDPMRHWSQDRPGGTSLSFPIIARNKKSVTCDLRTEEGQRILRDLALSSDVLVENFRPGTLERWGLGFDELQRINPRLILVRVTGYGQDGPYAQRAGYGSIGEAMGGIRAVTGEPDRPSSRVGVSLGDSLAGTFSALGTVMALHARTRTGRGQVVDTAIYESVLALMESLLPEWAIAGRRRERTGSILPKIAPSNTYPTADGAEILIGANQDTVFARLCALMGVPGLADDERYATHTARGERQQELDEYIGLWTRAFDSADLLDKLHEAGVPAGRVYQAEDMLADPHFAARQAIVRLMHPDLGEFPMQNVVPRMGHTPGAVRTVGPRLGEHNREVYQGLLNVDEDQYEQWRAQRVV; this is translated from the coding sequence GTGAACGAGGACAGCTCCACCGGGCTCGTCGCGGACACCCACGCCGCGAACGGTCCCGGTTCCGACGACACCACAGTGGACGGACCCTTGACGGACGTCCGGGTACTCGAACTCGGGTCGCTGATCGCAGGACCGTTCTGCGGGCACGTGCTCGCGGATTTCGGGGCGGACGTCATCAAGGTCGAGGATCCCTCGACCGGTGACCCGATGCGCCACTGGAGTCAGGACCGTCCGGGCGGAACGTCGCTGTCCTTCCCGATCATCGCCCGAAACAAGAAGTCGGTCACCTGCGACCTCCGCACCGAAGAGGGGCAACGCATCCTGCGGGACCTCGCGCTGAGTTCGGACGTGCTCGTGGAGAACTTCCGGCCGGGAACACTGGAGCGCTGGGGCCTGGGCTTCGACGAGCTGCAGCGGATCAACCCGCGCCTGATCCTGGTCCGGGTGACCGGCTACGGCCAGGACGGTCCCTACGCACAGCGGGCCGGATACGGTTCGATCGGTGAGGCCATGGGCGGAATCCGTGCCGTGACCGGAGAGCCCGACCGTCCGTCGAGCAGGGTCGGGGTCTCGCTCGGGGACTCGTTGGCAGGGACGTTCTCCGCGCTCGGCACGGTCATGGCGTTGCACGCCCGCACGCGCACCGGGCGCGGCCAGGTCGTCGACACCGCGATCTACGAATCGGTGCTGGCCCTCATGGAATCGCTGCTGCCGGAATGGGCGATCGCGGGCCGGCGCCGTGAACGGACCGGCTCGATCCTGCCCAAGATCGCACCGAGCAACACGTACCCGACCGCCGACGGCGCGGAGATCCTCATCGGCGCCAACCAGGACACGGTGTTCGCCCGGTTGTGTGCGCTGATGGGCGTGCCCGGGCTCGCCGACGACGAGCGCTACGCCACGCACACGGCGCGAGGGGAACGGCAGCAGGAACTCGACGAGTACATCGGACTGTGGACCCGCGCGTTCGATTCGGCGGATCTGCTGGACAAGCTGCACGAGGCCGGTGTTCCCGCAGGGCGGGTGTACCAGGCCGAAGACATGCTCGCGGACCCGCACTTCGCGGCGCGGCAGGCGATCGTGCGCCTCATGCATCCGGATCTGGGCGAGTTCCCGATGCAGAACGTGGTGCCACGCATGGGGCACACCCCCGGCGCGGTGCGCACCGTTGGCCCGCGGCTGGGCGAGCACAACCGGGAGGTGTATCAGGGCCTGCTGAACGTCGACGAGGACCAGTACGAGCAGTGGCGCGCCCAGCGGGTCGTCTGA
- a CDS encoding sodium:solute symporter family protein has translation MNNLSFGGASGIMVLVAYAVMMLVIGYFAGRKQPNVRQSVRSYYLAGQGLGFVALFFTLYATQYSGNSVVGYAPEAYRSGFVWWQSVPFMTAAIAAYLLFAPRLYVIAKRESFVTPTDWVRYRFRSTPVNLLVAALMLWGLSNYLLEQLVAMGQGISGLTGDTVPYQIGVVAFVLVMLVYSWMGGMRAVALTDVMQGIALLVGVVVLLAGALYLAGGDLGDVTRYLIANEPDKVQVPVTTDSVDWLSMIIMIGLGAAVYPHAIQRIYAARDERTLKRSLAIMAWMPLVTTGVVFLVGIIGLRLFPGLSTDASEQLVGVIANEVAGINLFFYATMILLFGGVIAAIVSTADSALLSFSSIVSRDLYARHISPRASEARQVLVGKIAGVVAIAILLVVAWNPPATLYNIFVLKFELIVQLAPVFMLGLYWNRLSAAPVFWGMLAGALVAGGMTVAGVDDLYGVPGGLVGLALNVVICVVGSLLAPDSTRTPEPPRTRRAETEVSSAAS, from the coding sequence ATGAACAATCTGAGTTTCGGCGGTGCCAGCGGGATCATGGTCCTGGTCGCCTACGCGGTGATGATGCTGGTGATCGGGTACTTCGCAGGGCGCAAGCAACCCAACGTGCGCCAGAGCGTGCGAAGTTACTACCTCGCCGGGCAGGGCCTGGGATTCGTCGCGCTGTTCTTCACGCTCTACGCCACCCAGTACAGCGGGAATTCCGTTGTGGGGTACGCCCCGGAGGCCTACCGTTCGGGCTTCGTGTGGTGGCAGTCGGTCCCGTTCATGACGGCAGCCATCGCCGCGTACCTGCTGTTCGCCCCTCGCCTGTACGTGATCGCCAAGCGCGAGTCGTTCGTGACCCCGACGGACTGGGTGCGGTACCGGTTCCGGTCCACGCCGGTGAACCTGCTGGTGGCCGCCTTGATGTTGTGGGGTCTGAGCAACTACCTGCTCGAACAGCTCGTCGCGATGGGGCAGGGGATCTCCGGACTCACCGGGGACACCGTGCCGTATCAGATCGGTGTGGTGGCCTTCGTGCTCGTCATGCTCGTCTACTCGTGGATGGGCGGGATGCGTGCGGTCGCGCTCACCGACGTCATGCAAGGAATCGCGCTGCTGGTGGGCGTGGTGGTGTTGCTCGCGGGGGCGCTGTACCTCGCAGGCGGAGACCTGGGGGACGTGACGCGCTATCTCATCGCGAACGAGCCCGACAAGGTCCAGGTTCCGGTGACGACCGACTCGGTGGACTGGCTTTCCATGATCATCATGATCGGGCTGGGAGCAGCGGTCTACCCCCATGCGATCCAGCGAATCTACGCCGCGCGCGACGAACGCACACTCAAACGTTCGCTGGCGATCATGGCCTGGATGCCGCTGGTCACCACCGGGGTGGTGTTCCTGGTCGGCATCATCGGCCTGCGGTTGTTCCCGGGGCTGTCCACGGACGCCTCGGAGCAGCTCGTCGGCGTCATCGCCAACGAGGTGGCCGGCATCAACCTGTTCTTCTACGCCACGATGATCCTGCTGTTCGGCGGTGTCATCGCGGCTATCGTGTCGACAGCCGACTCGGCGCTGCTGAGCTTCTCCTCGATCGTCTCGCGCGACCTCTACGCCCGGCACATCAGTCCGCGAGCCTCCGAGGCCCGGCAGGTACTCGTCGGCAAGATCGCAGGCGTGGTCGCGATCGCGATCCTGCTGGTCGTCGCCTGGAATCCACCGGCCACGCTGTACAACATCTTCGTGCTGAAGTTCGAACTGATCGTGCAACTCGCGCCGGTGTTCATGCTCGGCCTGTACTGGAACCGGCTCTCGGCCGCGCCCGTGTTCTGGGGGATGCTCGCCGGAGCGCTCGTCGCCGGCGGCATGACCGTGGCCGGTGTGGACGACCTCTACGGAGTGCCCGGCGGACTGGTCGGTCTTGCCCTGAACGTGGTGATCTGTGTGGTCGGCTCACTGCTGGCGCCGGACAGTACGCGTACTCCGGAGCCGCCACGGACGCGCAGGGCGGAAACGGAGGTGTCGAGCGCGGCGAGCTGA
- a CDS encoding heavy-metal-associated domain-containing protein: protein MAESRYTVTGMTCQHCVMSVTEEVSEIDGVTDVQVDLPTGALTVVSSQDVSERAVRSAVDEAGFALADA from the coding sequence ATGGCCGAGTCGCGCTACACCGTGACGGGCATGACCTGTCAGCACTGCGTCATGTCCGTGACCGAGGAAGTAAGCGAGATCGACGGCGTCACCGACGTCCAGGTCGACCTGCCCACGGGCGCGCTCACCGTCGTGAGCAGTCAAGACGTGTCCGAGCGGGCCGTCCGGTCGGCCGTGGACGAGGCCGGCTTCGCGCTCGCCGACGCCTGA
- a CDS encoding metal-sensitive transcriptional regulator, protein MHGYTEDKDAYLKRLRRIEGQVRGLAKMIEEDQYCIDVLTQVSATTKGLQAVSLGLLDEHLKHCVAQAVAEGGEEADEKVREASAAIARLVRS, encoded by the coding sequence GTGCATGGATACACGGAGGACAAGGACGCCTACCTCAAACGCCTGCGGCGCATCGAAGGTCAGGTTCGTGGTCTGGCCAAGATGATCGAGGAAGACCAGTACTGCATCGACGTCCTCACTCAGGTCTCGGCCACCACGAAGGGCCTGCAGGCGGTGTCGCTGGGGCTGCTCGACGAGCACCTCAAGCACTGCGTCGCCCAGGCGGTCGCCGAGGGCGGCGAGGAAGCGGACGAGAAGGTACGGGAAGCCAGCGCCGCGATCGCGCGCCTCGTGCGTTCCTGA
- a CDS encoding YrhK family protein: protein MSERSGSSPLVLRLGHEELVIRYRYEVASIVNDLLIAVWFIVGSVLFFSESTTTAGTWCFLLGSVELALRPAIRLSRHLHLRRLHTATESDQDF from the coding sequence ATGAGTGAGCGGTCCGGATCGTCGCCGCTGGTACTGCGACTGGGGCACGAGGAACTCGTGATCCGGTACCGGTACGAGGTGGCGAGCATCGTCAACGACCTGCTCATCGCGGTGTGGTTCATCGTGGGCAGCGTTCTGTTCTTCTCCGAGAGCACGACCACGGCCGGCACCTGGTGCTTCCTGCTCGGCAGCGTGGAGCTGGCTCTGCGCCCGGCGATCCGGCTGAGCAGACACCTGCACCTGCGACGGCTGCACACCGCGACCGAGTCCGACCAGGACTTCTGA
- a CDS encoding L,D-transpeptidase translates to MSTHGLEKRSWRAGLAALFAGTMLVGCTGLPGTDDPPPPPTPPEVTTTPGAGAVNVSPAKPVSLDVAEGTLEQVALTSSDGTPVRGVMSQDSRNWRPLEPLAFDETYTWSGMSHGERGTKTPVQGEFRTAAPAELRDASTNIGDGQTVGVAAPIIITFDGTVQDRAAVESRLSIWMSNPTEGSWAWLPDTSEGSRVHWRPKEYWPENTQVKVSAPLYGVDYGNGVYGKESVTLDFTIGRAQVTKADTQSHELVVMRGDQEVARYPASYGLDSVLSRNTRSGIHVVMGKSEVQRMISERWGYDEVHPWAVRISNNGEFIHTNAGSVGSQGSTNVSHGCINLSTTNGKEYFDMAMYGDPVEVTGSDVQLSSDDGDIYDWTIPWEEWQTMSALHQATIAPDAQPAPR, encoded by the coding sequence GTGAGCACACATGGACTCGAGAAGCGTTCGTGGCGCGCGGGACTCGCGGCACTTTTTGCCGGAACGATGCTCGTCGGGTGTACCGGTCTCCCCGGGACCGACGACCCGCCGCCTCCGCCGACTCCGCCGGAGGTCACGACCACACCCGGTGCGGGCGCGGTGAACGTGAGCCCGGCGAAGCCGGTGTCGTTGGACGTGGCCGAGGGCACGCTCGAGCAGGTGGCACTGACCAGTTCGGACGGAACTCCGGTGCGCGGCGTGATGTCTCAGGACTCCCGGAACTGGCGGCCGCTGGAACCGCTGGCTTTCGACGAGACCTACACCTGGTCCGGCATGTCGCACGGCGAGCGCGGCACCAAGACCCCGGTGCAAGGCGAGTTTCGCACCGCTGCGCCCGCCGAACTGCGGGACGCCTCCACCAACATCGGCGACGGGCAGACTGTCGGGGTCGCCGCGCCGATCATCATCACCTTCGACGGGACCGTGCAAGACAGGGCCGCGGTGGAGTCCCGGCTGTCGATCTGGATGTCGAACCCGACCGAGGGCTCGTGGGCCTGGCTTCCCGACACTTCGGAGGGCTCGCGGGTGCATTGGCGCCCGAAGGAGTACTGGCCGGAGAACACCCAGGTCAAAGTCAGCGCCCCGCTGTACGGCGTGGACTACGGCAACGGTGTCTACGGCAAGGAGTCGGTGACGCTCGACTTCACCATCGGCCGCGCCCAGGTCACGAAGGCCGACACGCAGAGTCACGAGCTCGTGGTCATGCGCGGCGATCAGGAAGTCGCACGCTACCCCGCCAGCTACGGGCTGGACTCCGTGCTCTCCCGCAACACCCGCTCCGGCATCCACGTGGTCATGGGTAAGTCGGAGGTGCAGCGGATGATCAGTGAACGGTGGGGCTACGACGAGGTGCACCCGTGGGCGGTGCGGATCTCCAACAACGGCGAGTTCATCCACACCAACGCGGGCAGCGTCGGATCGCAAGGCTCCACGAACGTCTCGCACGGCTGCATCAACCTGTCGACGACCAACGGCAAGGAGTACTTCGACATGGCGATGTACGGCGACCCGGTCGAGGTCACCGGCTCCGACGTGCAGCTGTCCTCCGACGACGGCGACATCTACGACTGGACGATTCCCTGGGAGGAGTGGCAGACGATGTCGGCGCTGCACCAGGCGACCATCGCACCGGACGCGCAGCCCGCACCGCGCTGA
- a CDS encoding CBS domain-containing protein produces MRITDVLTNKGTTVTTVRPEETVEGLLRLLDERNIGAVVVAGEGTDLAGIVSERDVVRRLAEHGAAVLGMPVGEIMTTDVVTCTPEDEVEDLTVLMTERRVRHVPVVADGELLGIVSIGDVVKSRISTLEHHREQMEHYITQG; encoded by the coding sequence ATGCGGATCACGGACGTGTTGACGAACAAGGGGACGACGGTGACCACCGTCAGGCCGGAGGAGACCGTCGAGGGCCTGCTCCGGTTGCTCGACGAGCGCAACATCGGTGCGGTGGTGGTGGCGGGGGAGGGCACCGACCTCGCCGGGATCGTCTCCGAGCGCGACGTGGTACGTCGTCTCGCCGAACACGGCGCGGCAGTGCTCGGGATGCCGGTCGGCGAGATCATGACGACCGACGTCGTCACCTGTACGCCGGAGGACGAGGTCGAGGACCTCACGGTGCTCATGACCGAGCGGCGCGTGCGGCACGTCCCCGTCGTCGCCGACGGCGAGCTGCTCGGGATCGTCAGCATCGGCGACGTCGTCAAGAGCCGCATCTCCACGCTCGAACATCACCGCGAGCAGATGGAGCACTACATCACCCAGGGCTGA
- a CDS encoding GlsB/YeaQ/YmgE family stress response membrane protein, with product MGFLSWIVFGLIAGAIAKFILPGKDPGGIIVTILIGIAGGLFGGWLGSSVFGSTGVQGFSVMSFVWAVIGSLILLIAYRLLFNSKRA from the coding sequence GTGGGTTTCCTCAGTTGGATCGTGTTCGGACTCATCGCGGGCGCCATCGCGAAGTTCATCCTCCCCGGTAAGGACCCGGGCGGGATCATCGTCACGATCCTCATCGGCATCGCCGGTGGTCTGTTCGGTGGCTGGCTCGGCAGCTCGGTGTTCGGCAGCACCGGTGTCCAGGGCTTCAGCGTGATGAGCTTCGTGTGGGCGGTGATCGGTTCGCTGATCCTGCTCATCGCCTACCGCCTCCTGTTCAACTCCAAACGCGCATGA
- a CDS encoding alpha-ketoglutarate-dependent dioxygenase AlkB family protein, whose translation MQGLIPRPRSEVAPGAVHVPDWLDLTRQRELLEACREWSRPPGALRSARLPSGGVMSVRSVCLGWHWYPYQYSRTVDDGDGREVAPFPRWLADWGQAAVTAAYGAETDHRPDIALINYYDSTARMGMHQDRDERSDAPVVSLSLGTACVFRFGNTDNRGKPYTDVQLHSGDLFVFGGPSRYAYHGVPRTLPESTEPGLGLRTGRLNVTLRVSGMA comes from the coding sequence CTGCAGGGACTGATCCCACGTCCGCGCTCGGAAGTCGCTCCGGGCGCGGTCCACGTGCCGGACTGGCTCGACCTCACGCGGCAGCGTGAGCTGCTGGAAGCCTGCCGTGAGTGGTCCCGCCCACCGGGCGCGTTGCGTTCCGCGCGGCTTCCGAGCGGGGGAGTGATGTCCGTACGGTCGGTGTGCCTGGGCTGGCACTGGTACCCATACCAGTACTCGCGCACCGTCGACGACGGGGACGGCCGAGAGGTCGCACCGTTTCCGCGGTGGCTCGCCGACTGGGGGCAGGCCGCCGTGACCGCCGCCTACGGGGCGGAGACCGACCATCGTCCGGACATCGCGCTGATCAACTACTACGACAGCACCGCGCGGATGGGAATGCACCAGGACCGTGACGAGCGCAGCGACGCCCCGGTGGTGTCGTTGAGTCTCGGAACGGCGTGCGTGTTCCGTTTCGGCAACACCGACAACCGCGGCAAGCCCTACACGGACGTGCAGCTGCACTCGGGTGACCTGTTCGTTTTCGGCGGACCGAGTCGATACGCCTACCACGGGGTGCCGCGGACGCTGCCGGAGAGCACGGAGCCCGGCCTCGGTTTGAGAACAGGCCGGCTCAACGTGACCCTGAGAGTTTCCGGGATGGCGTGA
- a CDS encoding ArnT family glycosyltransferase, giving the protein MTNYRVNGTDDDELSTLDHADGHRDGTATPISPESPPWRTTATEPASADNAEAPPPLKDRRTWGIGGLSLGLSSVFLFVGLAYNQGNVIPPLDDAYIHLQYAKQNGLGHFFQYNTGDPISAGASSLLYSLLMGAAYALGARGSLFLPFAMGFGALCFAFTAAASYLIGKRLMGRTVGTWAGVLVAVNGSLLWGATSGMEVGLVAALVAGSVLAFLHEFRSARFVLTPIVAALLAISRPEGLIFAVCLCAAMVWTILRGGSGRWHGRFGFCALALLPIAAGLGQLLFYRITTGTTSANGMQAKSLLHDPIVYPLEILDQTLTHFRDFVFVLGGLNNQDYVFPGTLFLALLGTWYLLRDRRELRPLGVAVIAGLLLVLLAISTLKNAHAHHLRYIQPFLPLILVLAVVGVAAVASLFSTRRSRRFVLHGLLAVAVFFTAIELPAWGIRYGQQAAGIRDQPVSISNWMQGHLPPGSNVAVNDVGAAAYFTDHYIVDLIGLGTNGFAEPTVHGPGSLYEQLRTLPEQRRPDYFSVFPNWSVHGLAEGGLFSEDPIMVFDIKSPEFSYQTPGAAFSCQAARFCNTVTIYEADWSLLGSGDLPAEGAPPGEIKDHINVASLPDEQAHEYEVVPAHRGYQPATTVRTVNYPGDREVVDSGRHVIGGETMTARNLEPGKPVTITARVDSAEPSRDEITGSREVRVTANGTDLGAWQFAPEDKGWTETTFTIPGDLVTGDSVTVELGPMQEFLGPYPDYTTFGYWFSQ; this is encoded by the coding sequence GTGACGAACTACAGGGTGAACGGCACCGACGACGACGAACTGTCCACCCTGGATCACGCGGACGGGCACCGCGACGGCACCGCCACGCCGATCAGCCCCGAATCACCGCCGTGGCGCACCACTGCCACGGAACCGGCATCCGCCGACAACGCGGAGGCACCTCCGCCGCTCAAGGACCGGCGCACCTGGGGAATCGGCGGCCTGTCGCTCGGGTTGAGCAGCGTCTTCCTGTTCGTCGGCCTGGCCTACAACCAGGGCAACGTCATTCCGCCGCTCGACGACGCCTACATCCACCTCCAGTACGCCAAGCAGAACGGGCTCGGCCACTTCTTCCAGTACAACACCGGCGACCCGATCAGCGCCGGCGCGAGCAGCCTGCTCTACTCGCTGTTGATGGGGGCCGCCTACGCGCTCGGTGCGCGTGGCTCGCTGTTCCTGCCGTTCGCGATGGGCTTCGGTGCCCTGTGTTTCGCCTTCACCGCCGCCGCGAGTTACCTCATCGGCAAGCGGCTGATGGGCCGCACCGTCGGCACATGGGCGGGCGTGCTCGTCGCCGTCAACGGATCGCTGCTGTGGGGAGCCACGAGCGGCATGGAAGTCGGCCTGGTCGCGGCCCTCGTCGCGGGCAGTGTGCTGGCGTTCCTGCACGAGTTTCGCAGCGCGCGTTTCGTGCTCACCCCGATCGTCGCCGCACTGTTGGCGATCAGCAGACCGGAAGGTCTGATCTTCGCGGTGTGTCTGTGCGCGGCGATGGTGTGGACGATCCTGCGCGGCGGGAGCGGTCGGTGGCACGGACGCTTCGGGTTCTGCGCGCTGGCCCTGCTGCCGATCGCGGCCGGGCTCGGGCAGCTGCTGTTCTACCGGATCACCACCGGCACGACCTCGGCCAACGGTATGCAGGCGAAATCCCTGCTGCACGACCCGATCGTCTACCCGCTGGAGATCCTCGACCAGACACTGACCCACTTCCGCGACTTCGTGTTCGTCCTGGGAGGACTGAACAACCAGGACTACGTCTTCCCCGGGACGTTGTTCCTCGCGCTGCTCGGCACCTGGTATCTGCTGCGGGATCGTCGTGAGCTGCGCCCCCTCGGCGTCGCCGTCATCGCCGGTCTGCTGCTGGTGCTGCTGGCGATCTCGACGTTGAAGAACGCCCACGCCCATCACCTGCGCTACATCCAGCCGTTCCTGCCGCTGATCCTGGTCCTCGCGGTGGTGGGCGTCGCGGCGGTCGCCTCGCTGTTCAGCACCCGGCGTTCCCGGCGCTTCGTGCTGCACGGACTGCTGGCTGTTGCGGTGTTCTTCACCGCGATCGAGCTGCCCGCGTGGGGAATCCGGTACGGCCAGCAGGCGGCGGGCATCCGGGACCAGCCGGTGTCGATCAGCAACTGGATGCAGGGGCACCTGCCGCCCGGGTCGAACGTCGCGGTCAACGACGTCGGCGCCGCCGCGTACTTCACCGACCACTACATCGTCGACCTCATCGGACTCGGCACCAACGGCTTCGCCGAACCGACAGTGCACGGACCGGGCAGTCTGTACGAGCAGCTGCGTACCCTGCCCGAGCAACGGCGACCGGACTACTTCTCGGTGTTCCCGAACTGGTCGGTGCACGGGCTCGCGGAAGGCGGGCTCTTCAGCGAGGACCCGATCATGGTGTTCGACATCAAGTCGCCGGAGTTCTCGTACCAGACCCCGGGCGCGGCGTTCTCGTGCCAAGCCGCCAGGTTCTGCAACACGGTCACGATCTACGAGGCGGACTGGAGCCTTCTCGGCAGCGGGGACCTGCCCGCGGAGGGCGCTCCGCCCGGTGAGATCAAGGATCACATCAACGTCGCCTCGCTCCCGGACGAACAAGCACACGAGTACGAGGTCGTGCCCGCACACCGTGGCTACCAGCCGGCGACGACCGTCCGCACCGTCAACTACCCGGGTGACCGCGAGGTCGTCGACAGCGGACGGCACGTCATCGGCGGCGAGACGATGACCGCACGGAACCTGGAACCGGGTAAGCCGGTCACGATCACCGCCCGGGTGGACAGCGCCGAACCGAGCCGGGACGAGATCACCGGCTCCCGCGAGGTGCGAGTCACCGCCAACGGCACCGATCTGGGGGCGTGGCAGTTCGCGCCCGAGGACAAGGGGTGGACGGAAACGACGTTCACGATCCCCGGCGACCTCGTCACCGGAGACTCGGTGACGGTGGAGCTCGGCCCGATGCAGGAGTTTCTCGGCCCGTACCCTGACTACACGACCTTCGGGTACTGGTTCAGCCAATAG
- a CDS encoding alpha/beta hydrolase — protein MSAPADLRHTFRPGTAEAPVLLLLHGTGGSPDDLRGLGEVLSPDAGVLAPVGPVSENGAARWFRRLREGVFDTEDVLARSEQLADFLVAARDEYDLGGRRMVAVGFSNGANIAAAVTLLRPDALQEAVLFSAMLPVPEPPQHDLSATRILLANGQRDPMAPMQAAQSLVAAYRQRGAEVDTAWHAGGHQITEDGAHRARDWLPRA, from the coding sequence ATGAGCGCGCCCGCCGACCTTCGACACACGTTCCGCCCGGGCACGGCCGAGGCGCCGGTGCTGCTGCTCCTGCACGGCACCGGCGGCTCGCCCGACGACCTGCGCGGACTCGGCGAGGTGTTGAGCCCGGACGCCGGCGTGCTCGCGCCCGTCGGGCCGGTCTCCGAGAACGGAGCCGCGCGGTGGTTCCGCAGGCTCAGGGAAGGCGTCTTCGACACCGAGGACGTGCTCGCCCGTTCGGAGCAACTCGCGGACTTCCTGGTGGCGGCCCGCGACGAGTACGACCTCGGTGGGCGCCGGATGGTGGCCGTGGGCTTCTCGAACGGGGCGAACATCGCGGCGGCGGTGACGCTGCTGCGACCGGACGCCCTGCAGGAGGCCGTGTTGTTCTCGGCGATGCTGCCCGTACCCGAACCACCGCAGCACGACCTGTCGGCGACGCGGATCCTGCTCGCCAACGGCCAGCGCGACCCGATGGCACCGATGCAGGCGGCCCAGAGTCTCGTCGCGGCCTACCGTCAGCGAGGCGCCGAGGTCGACACCGCGTGGCACGCGGGCGGGCACCAGATCACCGAGGACGGCGCGCACCGGGCACGCGACTGGCTGCCCCGGGCCTGA
- a CDS encoding ring-cleaving dioxygenase, with protein sequence MTIATSGLHHVTAIAGDPQRNADFYLRTLGLRLVKSTVNFDDPGTYHLYYGDGSGKPGTLLTFFPWKGAPKGRRGTGQATTTSFSVPESSIGWWKQHLGDLGVTTSEVRNRDGEDALTFLDPDGLALSLVAHPQGDPREPWDNGIVPAEHGIRGLHSVELSVASEDATAEMLSGLGLTATAQDGNRFRFAAGEGGPGTYVDVRVDPAVAQGLVAAGTVHHVAWRAPDETTQANWRGELLEAGVNVTSILDRQYFRSIYFREPGGTLLEIATDEPGFTADEPLLELGRALKLPPWLEPDRESIEAMLPKLDLPSGNNPEQSPA encoded by the coding sequence ATGACCATCGCCACGAGCGGACTGCACCACGTCACAGCGATCGCGGGGGATCCGCAGCGCAACGCGGACTTCTACCTGCGCACGCTGGGACTGCGGTTGGTGAAGTCCACGGTGAACTTCGACGACCCGGGCACCTACCACCTCTATTACGGCGACGGCAGCGGGAAGCCGGGCACGCTGCTGACCTTCTTCCCGTGGAAAGGCGCTCCCAAGGGCCGCCGCGGCACCGGGCAGGCGACCACCACGTCGTTCTCCGTGCCCGAGTCCTCGATCGGCTGGTGGAAACAGCACCTCGGCGATCTCGGGGTCACCACCAGTGAGGTCCGCAACCGCGACGGTGAGGATGCCCTGACCTTCCTCGACCCGGACGGTCTCGCGTTGTCCTTGGTCGCGCATCCGCAGGGAGACCCGCGGGAGCCGTGGGACAACGGCATCGTTCCCGCCGAGCACGGCATCCGGGGGTTGCACTCCGTGGAGCTCTCAGTGGCCAGTGAGGACGCTACCGCCGAGATGCTCAGCGGTCTCGGACTCACCGCGACCGCACAGGACGGAAATCGGTTCCGCTTCGCCGCGGGCGAGGGCGGGCCCGGAACCTACGTCGACGTCCGCGTCGACCCCGCCGTCGCGCAGGGCCTCGTCGCGGCCGGGACCGTCCACCACGTCGCGTGGCGCGCCCCGGACGAGACCACGCAGGCGAACTGGCGCGGCGAACTGCTCGAGGCCGGGGTGAACGTCACGTCGATCCTGGATCGGCAGTACTTCCGCTCGATCTACTTCCGCGAACCCGGCGGGACACTACTGGAGATCGCCACCGACGAGCCGGGGTTCACCGCAGACGAGCCACTGCTCGAACTGGGCCGCGCGCTCAAGCTGCCGCCGTGGCTGGAACCGGACCGCGAGTCGATCGAGGCGATGCTGCCGAAGCTGGACCTGCCGAGTGGCAACAATCCCGAGCAGAGCCCGGCATGA